The proteins below are encoded in one region of Streptomyces cyanogenus:
- a CDS encoding amino acid permease — protein sequence MLDQGAPPQNPMSAAPASPGVAARLMRRKPVERLVAEGGQGEGGQLRRSLGLWQLTMISIGATLGTGIFVVLGDAVPEAGPAVVLSFVIAGLTALFSALSYAELAGSIPVAGSSYSYAYATLGELVAWVCGWCLVLEYGVSVAAVAVGWGEYVNELLDGTIGVTIPSALSSAPGEGGIIDLPALIVVLLAMVFLLGGARESARANTIMVCVKIAALVLFCAIGVMGFKSGNYADFMPLGMTGVSAAGATLFFSYIGFDAASTAGEEAKDPKRDLPRAIMLSLIIVTALYVLVAGVAVGAWNWKKFDGSEATLAAIMNDVSGQTFWGTLLALGAVISIASVVLTVLYGQTRILFAMARDGLVPKALGKIHPKTGAPRLNTVIVSLFCGVLAALIPLGKLVDATSIGTLFAFALVNIAVIVLRYRRPGLERTFKVPFGPVLPVLGFLFCAYNMSSLDTVTWVVFGCWMAAGLVFYFLYGYRRSRLATGEELAVTAEK from the coding sequence GTGCTCGACCAAGGCGCACCACCGCAGAACCCGATGTCGGCAGCCCCCGCGTCCCCGGGCGTCGCCGCGCGCCTGATGCGTCGCAAGCCCGTGGAACGCCTGGTCGCGGAGGGCGGCCAGGGTGAGGGAGGGCAGCTTCGGCGCTCCCTCGGGCTGTGGCAGCTGACCATGATCAGCATCGGTGCCACGCTCGGCACCGGAATCTTCGTCGTCCTCGGCGACGCCGTCCCGGAGGCCGGCCCCGCGGTCGTCCTGTCCTTCGTGATCGCCGGCCTCACGGCCCTCTTCTCGGCCCTGTCCTACGCCGAGCTGGCGGGCAGCATCCCGGTCGCCGGGTCCTCCTACTCGTATGCGTACGCAACGCTCGGCGAGCTGGTCGCCTGGGTCTGCGGCTGGTGCCTGGTGCTGGAGTACGGCGTGTCGGTGGCCGCGGTCGCCGTCGGCTGGGGCGAGTACGTGAACGAGCTGCTCGACGGCACCATCGGGGTCACCATCCCGAGCGCCCTGTCCTCGGCACCGGGCGAGGGCGGCATCATCGACCTGCCCGCCCTGATCGTCGTCCTCCTGGCGATGGTGTTCCTGCTCGGCGGCGCGCGGGAGTCCGCCCGCGCCAACACGATCATGGTCTGTGTGAAGATCGCCGCCCTGGTGCTGTTCTGCGCGATCGGTGTCATGGGCTTCAAGTCCGGCAACTACGCCGACTTCATGCCGCTGGGCATGACCGGGGTCAGTGCCGCAGGTGCCACGCTGTTCTTCTCGTACATCGGCTTCGACGCCGCCTCCACCGCCGGTGAGGAGGCGAAGGACCCCAAGCGGGACCTGCCGCGGGCGATCATGCTGTCGCTGATCATCGTGACCGCGCTGTACGTGCTCGTCGCGGGCGTCGCCGTCGGCGCCTGGAACTGGAAGAAGTTCGACGGTTCGGAGGCGACCCTCGCCGCGATCATGAACGATGTCAGCGGCCAGACCTTCTGGGGCACCCTGCTCGCGCTGGGCGCGGTCATCTCCATCGCCAGCGTGGTGCTCACCGTGCTCTACGGCCAGACCCGCATCCTCTTCGCGATGGCCCGGGACGGCCTGGTGCCGAAGGCGCTCGGCAAGATCCACCCGAAGACCGGCGCTCCCCGCCTCAACACGGTGATCGTGTCGCTCTTCTGCGGTGTGCTCGCCGCCCTCATCCCGCTCGGCAAGCTCGTCGACGCCACCAGCATCGGCACGCTGTTCGCCTTCGCCCTGGTGAACATCGCGGTGATCGTGCTGCGCTACAGGCGGCCGGGGCTGGAGCGCACGTTCAAGGTGCCGTTCGGGCCGGTCCTGCCGGTGCTGGGCTTCCTGTTCTGTGCCTACAACATGTCCAGCCTCGACACCGTCACGTGGGTCGTCTTCGGATGCTGGATGGCCGCCGGGCTCGTGTTCTACTTCCTGTACGGCTATCGCCGTTCCCGTCTCGCGACCGGT
- a CDS encoding GuaB1 family IMP dehydrogenase-related protein, with amino-acid sequence MRFLNDIQPAYDLTYDDVFMVPSRSAVGSRQGVDLSSPDGTGTTIPLVVANMTAIAGRRMAETMARRGGLVVIPQDIPIDVVTDVISWVKSRHLVLDTPIVLAPHQTVADALALLPKRAHNAGVVVDAEQRPVGVVTDADLSGVDRFTQLEVVMSKDLLLLDADIDPREAFNTLDQHNRRYAPAVDKDGRLAGILTRKGALRATLYTPAVDANGRLRIAAAVGINGDVAGKAKQLLDAGVDTLVIDTAHGHQESMISAIELVRALDPQVPIVAGNIVSAEGVKDLIDAGADIIKVGVGPGAMCTTRMMTGVGRPQFSAVLECAAEAKKYGKHVWADGGVRHPRDVAMALAAGASNVMVGSWFAGTYESPGDLQHDANGRAYKESFGMASARAVANRTSDESAYDRARKALFEEGISTSRMFLDPARPGVEDLIDSIIAGVRSSCTYAGAGSLEEFAEKAIVGIQSAAGYAEGKPLHASWS; translated from the coding sequence GTGCGTTTCCTCAATGACATCCAGCCCGCGTACGACCTGACGTACGACGACGTGTTCATGGTGCCGAGCCGCTCCGCGGTCGGCTCGCGTCAGGGCGTGGACCTCAGCTCGCCGGACGGCACGGGCACCACCATCCCGCTCGTCGTCGCCAACATGACCGCCATCGCCGGCCGCCGGATGGCCGAGACGATGGCCCGCCGGGGCGGCCTGGTGGTCATCCCGCAGGACATCCCGATCGACGTCGTCACCGATGTGATCTCCTGGGTGAAGAGCCGCCACCTGGTGCTGGACACCCCGATCGTGCTGGCCCCGCACCAGACCGTCGCCGACGCGCTCGCGCTGCTGCCCAAGCGGGCGCACAACGCCGGTGTGGTCGTGGACGCCGAGCAGCGGCCCGTCGGTGTCGTCACCGACGCCGACCTCTCCGGCGTCGACCGCTTCACCCAGCTCGAAGTGGTCATGTCCAAGGACCTGCTCCTGCTGGACGCCGACATCGACCCGCGCGAGGCCTTCAACACCCTCGACCAGCACAACCGCCGCTACGCCCCGGCCGTCGACAAGGACGGCAGGCTGGCCGGCATCCTCACCCGCAAGGGCGCCCTGCGCGCCACGCTGTACACGCCCGCCGTGGACGCGAACGGCAGGCTGCGGATCGCCGCCGCCGTCGGCATCAACGGCGATGTGGCGGGCAAGGCCAAGCAGCTGCTCGACGCGGGAGTGGACACGCTCGTCATCGACACCGCGCACGGCCACCAGGAGTCGATGATCAGCGCCATCGAGCTGGTGCGCGCCCTCGACCCGCAGGTGCCGATCGTCGCGGGCAACATCGTCTCCGCCGAGGGCGTCAAGGACCTGATCGACGCCGGCGCGGACATCATCAAGGTCGGTGTCGGCCCGGGCGCCATGTGCACCACCCGCATGATGACCGGCGTGGGCCGGCCGCAGTTCTCCGCCGTGCTGGAGTGCGCCGCCGAGGCGAAGAAGTACGGGAAGCACGTGTGGGCCGACGGCGGTGTCCGCCACCCGCGCGACGTCGCCATGGCGCTCGCGGCCGGTGCGTCCAACGTGATGGTCGGCTCGTGGTTCGCGGGCACCTACGAGTCCCCCGGCGACCTCCAGCACGACGCCAACGGCCGTGCGTACAAGGAGTCGTTCGGCATGGCCTCCGCGCGTGCCGTGGCCAACCGCACGTCCGACGAGTCCGCGTACGACCGCGCCCGCAAGGCGCTGTTCGAGGAGGGCATCTCCACCTCCCGTATGTTCCTCGACCCGGCCCGCCCGGGCGTCGAGGACCTGATCGACTCGATCATCGCGGGCGTCCGCTCCTCCTGCACCTACGCCGGCGCCGGCTCCCTCGAGGAGTTCGCCGAGAAGGCCATCGTCGGCATCCAGAGCGCCGCCGGCTACGCCGAGGGCAAGCCGCTGCACGCCAGCTGGAGCTAG
- a CDS encoding sugar-binding transcriptional regulator: protein MNSSEEIAVSGMSAGRSAMRMGPAELVQAAAMARRFYLEGKSKIQIAEEFGVSRFKVARVLETALERDLVRIEIRVPAELDAERSDALRARYGLRHAVVVESPAEAEETPDPENLGEVAADLLGELVNEGDVLGLAWGRSTIHMAAALDRLPPCTVVQLTGVYDAGTAERGSVEAVRRAAQVSGGDAHPIYAPMLLPDAATAAALRHQTGIARAFEYFDKVTVACVSIGSWEPGISTVHDMLSDEERAHYASLGVAAEMSAHLFDAEGRRIGRDLGERCITVKADQLRRIPEVVAIAGGQRKASAIDAVLRSGLVTSLVTDTSAADYLMTAGPTPKPALNRADPDGA from the coding sequence GTGAACAGCAGTGAGGAGATCGCCGTGTCGGGTATGTCGGCGGGCCGGTCAGCCATGCGGATGGGACCCGCTGAGCTGGTGCAGGCGGCGGCCATGGCCCGCCGCTTCTACCTCGAGGGCAAGTCCAAGATCCAGATCGCGGAGGAGTTCGGCGTCAGCCGCTTCAAGGTGGCCCGGGTCCTGGAGACGGCCCTCGAACGGGATCTCGTGCGCATCGAGATCCGCGTCCCGGCCGAGCTGGACGCCGAGCGCTCCGACGCGCTCCGCGCCCGCTACGGCCTGAGGCACGCCGTCGTGGTCGAGTCCCCGGCCGAGGCCGAGGAGACCCCCGACCCCGAGAACCTCGGCGAGGTCGCCGCCGACCTGCTCGGCGAACTCGTCAACGAGGGGGACGTCCTCGGGCTGGCCTGGGGCCGGTCCACCATCCACATGGCGGCGGCGCTCGACCGGCTGCCGCCGTGCACGGTGGTGCAGCTGACGGGCGTGTACGACGCCGGGACCGCCGAGCGCGGCTCGGTGGAGGCGGTCCGCCGGGCCGCCCAGGTGTCGGGCGGTGACGCCCACCCCATCTACGCGCCGATGCTGCTGCCGGACGCGGCCACCGCGGCGGCCCTGCGCCACCAGACCGGGATCGCCCGGGCCTTCGAGTACTTCGACAAGGTCACGGTCGCCTGTGTCTCCATCGGCTCCTGGGAGCCGGGCATCTCGACCGTGCACGACATGCTCAGCGACGAGGAGCGCGCGCACTACGCCTCGCTCGGTGTCGCCGCCGAGATGTCCGCGCACCTCTTCGATGCCGAGGGGCGCCGCATCGGACGGGACCTGGGGGAGCGGTGCATCACCGTCAAGGCCGACCAGCTGCGCCGTATCCCGGAGGTCGTGGCGATCGCGGGCGGGCAGCGCAAGGCCTCCGCGATCGACGCGGTGCTGCGTTCCGGGCTGGTCACCAGCCTGGTGACCGACACCTCGGCCGCCGACTACCTGATGACGGCGGGTCCGACGCCGAAGCCGGCGCTCAACCGCGCGGACCCGGACGGCGCCTGA
- the rpe gene encoding ribulose-phosphate 3-epimerase, protein MAVQINPSILSADFARLAEEAKAVQGADWLHVDVMDNHFVPNLTLGVPVVESLARATDTPLDCHLMIENPDRWAPQYVEAGASSVTFHVEAAAAPVRLAREIRAKGARASMALKPATPIEPYEDLLPELDMLLVMTVEPGFGGQAFLDIMLPKIRRTRELIKKHGLQLWLQVDGGVSASTIEQCADAGADVFVAGSAVYGASDPAEAVRALRTQAEAATAKASWACDH, encoded by the coding sequence ATGGCCGTGCAGATCAACCCCAGCATCCTGTCCGCCGACTTCGCCCGCCTCGCGGAGGAGGCCAAGGCGGTCCAGGGCGCCGACTGGCTCCACGTCGACGTCATGGACAACCACTTCGTCCCGAACCTCACGCTCGGCGTGCCGGTGGTGGAGTCCTTGGCACGTGCGACGGACACCCCGCTGGACTGCCACCTGATGATCGAGAACCCCGACCGGTGGGCGCCTCAGTACGTCGAGGCGGGGGCCTCGTCCGTCACCTTCCACGTCGAGGCGGCCGCCGCCCCCGTGCGACTCGCCCGGGAGATCCGCGCCAAGGGCGCCCGCGCCTCCATGGCGCTCAAGCCCGCCACGCCGATCGAGCCGTACGAGGACCTGCTCCCGGAACTCGACATGCTGCTGGTTATGACGGTGGAGCCGGGCTTCGGCGGCCAGGCGTTCCTCGACATCATGCTGCCGAAGATCCGCCGCACCCGTGAGCTGATCAAGAAGCACGGTCTGCAGCTGTGGCTGCAGGTGGACGGAGGTGTCTCGGCCTCGACGATCGAGCAGTGCGCGGACGCGGGAGCGGACGTGTTCGTCGCCGGCTCGGCCGTCTACGGGGCCAGCGACCCGGCGGAAGCCGTACGCGCACTGCGCACGCAGGCGGAAGCGGCCACCGCCAAGGCGTCCTGGGCGTGCGACCACTGA
- a CDS encoding RsmB/NOP family class I SAM-dependent RNA methyltransferase, with protein sequence MSEQSRRPRKPAKPYRRPQKDPVRILAFEALRAVDERDAYANLVLPPLLRKAREKGDFDTRDAALATELVYGTLRRQGTYDAVVAACVDRPLREVDPPVLDVLSLGTHQLLGTRIPTHAAVSSAVELARVVLGDGRAKFVNAVLRKVAQDDLQGWIEKVAPPYDEDPEDHLAVVHSHPRWVVSALWDSLGGGRAGIEELLAADNERPEVTLVARPGRATTEELLREEAAVPGRWSPYAVRLAEGGEPGAVEAVREGRAGVQDEGSQLVALALANAPLDGPDAKWLDGCAGPGGKAALLGALAAARGATLLASEKQPHRAGLVAKALDGNPGPYQVIAADGTRPPWRPGTFDRVLVDVPCTGLGALRRRPEARWRRRPEDLDNFAPLQRGLLRTALDSVRVGGVVGYATCSPHLAETRAVVADVLKQHPDTELIDARPLLPGVPDLGEGPDVQLWPHVHGTDAMYLALIRRTA encoded by the coding sequence GTGAGCGAGCAGTCCCGGCGGCCGCGCAAGCCCGCCAAGCCCTACCGCCGTCCCCAGAAGGACCCCGTCCGCATCCTCGCCTTCGAGGCGCTGCGCGCGGTGGACGAGCGGGACGCGTACGCCAACCTCGTGCTGCCGCCGCTGCTCAGGAAGGCCCGTGAGAAGGGCGACTTCGACACCCGGGACGCCGCCCTCGCCACCGAGCTGGTGTACGGCACGCTGCGCCGGCAGGGCACCTACGACGCCGTCGTCGCCGCCTGTGTCGACCGGCCGCTGCGCGAGGTCGACCCGCCGGTGCTGGACGTGCTGAGCCTGGGCACGCACCAGCTGCTCGGCACGCGGATCCCCACCCACGCCGCCGTCTCCTCCGCCGTCGAGCTGGCCCGGGTGGTGCTCGGGGACGGACGGGCGAAGTTCGTCAACGCCGTGCTCCGCAAGGTCGCGCAGGACGACCTCCAGGGGTGGATCGAGAAGGTCGCACCGCCCTACGACGAGGATCCCGAGGACCACCTCGCCGTCGTGCACTCGCATCCCCGCTGGGTCGTCTCCGCGCTGTGGGACTCCCTCGGCGGCGGCCGGGCCGGCATCGAGGAACTGCTGGCGGCCGACAACGAGCGGCCCGAGGTGACGCTGGTCGCCCGGCCGGGGCGGGCCACCACCGAGGAGCTGCTGCGCGAGGAAGCCGCCGTACCCGGCCGCTGGTCGCCGTACGCCGTGCGGCTCGCCGAGGGCGGTGAGCCCGGCGCGGTCGAGGCCGTCCGCGAGGGCCGTGCCGGCGTCCAGGACGAGGGCAGCCAGCTGGTCGCCCTCGCGCTGGCGAACGCCCCGCTCGACGGGCCCGACGCGAAGTGGCTCGACGGGTGCGCCGGCCCGGGCGGCAAGGCCGCGCTGCTGGGCGCGCTCGCCGCCGCGCGCGGGGCCACACTGCTCGCCTCGGAGAAGCAGCCGCACCGGGCGGGGCTGGTGGCCAAGGCGCTGGACGGCAATCCCGGCCCGTACCAGGTCATCGCCGCCGACGGCACCCGTCCGCCCTGGCGGCCCGGCACCTTCGACCGGGTGCTGGTCGACGTCCCGTGCACCGGTCTCGGTGCCCTCCGCCGCCGCCCCGAGGCCCGCTGGCGCCGCCGCCCCGAGGACCTGGACAACTTCGCCCCGCTCCAGCGCGGCCTGCTGCGCACCGCCCTCGACTCCGTCCGCGTCGGCGGCGTCGTCGGCTACGCCACCTGCTCCCCGCACCTCGCCGAGACCCGCGCGGTCGTGGCCGACGTCCTCAAGCAGCACCCGGACACCGAACTGATCGACGCCCGTCCCCTGCTGCCCGGCGTACCCGACCTCGGCGAGGGCCCGGACGTACAGCTCTGGCCCCACGTACACGGCACGGACGCCATGTACCTGGCGCTGATCCGGAGAACCGCATAA
- the fmt gene encoding methionyl-tRNA formyltransferase has translation MKLVFAGTPEVAVPALDALLASGRHEVAAVVTRPDAPAGRGRRLVASPVAERAEEAGIEVLKPLKPRDPEFLERLREIAPDCCPVVAYGALLPKAALDIPAHGWVNLHFSLLPAWRGAAPVQHAIMAGDEITGASTFLIEEGLDSGPVYGTVTEEIRPTDTSGDLLTRLAFAGAGLLAATMDGIEDGTLKAVPQPAEGISLAPKITVEDAQVDWAAPALRVDRVVRGCTPAPGAWTVFRGERLKLIQVTPVPERTDLAPGRLAVGKNSVHVGTGSYAVELLWVQAQGKKPMRAADWARGVRITDGETLGG, from the coding sequence ATGAAGCTCGTCTTCGCCGGTACCCCCGAGGTCGCCGTTCCCGCTCTGGACGCTCTGCTCGCCTCCGGGCGGCACGAGGTGGCCGCCGTCGTCACGCGGCCCGACGCGCCGGCCGGACGCGGGCGCAGACTGGTCGCGTCGCCCGTGGCCGAGCGGGCGGAGGAGGCCGGGATCGAGGTGCTGAAGCCGCTGAAGCCCAGGGACCCGGAGTTCCTGGAGCGGCTGAGGGAGATCGCGCCGGACTGCTGCCCGGTCGTCGCCTACGGCGCCCTGCTGCCGAAGGCCGCCCTGGACATCCCCGCGCACGGCTGGGTCAACCTGCACTTCTCGCTGCTGCCCGCCTGGCGCGGCGCGGCGCCGGTGCAGCACGCCATCATGGCGGGCGACGAGATCACCGGGGCGTCCACCTTCCTCATCGAGGAGGGCCTGGACTCCGGGCCCGTGTACGGCACCGTGACCGAGGAGATCCGCCCCACCGACACCAGCGGTGACCTGCTCACCCGGCTCGCCTTCGCGGGCGCGGGGCTGCTCGCCGCGACCATGGACGGCATCGAGGACGGCACCCTGAAGGCCGTACCGCAGCCCGCCGAGGGCATCTCCCTCGCGCCGAAGATCACCGTGGAGGACGCCCAGGTGGACTGGGCGGCGCCCGCGCTGCGCGTGGACCGGGTGGTACGCGGGTGCACCCCGGCGCCCGGTGCGTGGACCGTCTTCCGCGGCGAGCGGCTCAAGCTCATCCAGGTGACGCCCGTGCCCGAGCGGACCGACCTCGCGCCGGGCCGGCTCGCGGTGGGCAAGAACAGCGTGCACGTGGGCACCGGTTCGTACGCCGTCGAGCTGCTGTGGGTCCAGGCCCAGGGCAAGAAGCCGATGCGCGCGGCCGACTGGGCGCGCGGGGTGCGCATCACGGACGGCGAGACCCTCGGCGGCTGA
- a CDS encoding primosomal protein N', whose amino-acid sequence MSSENGASRADGDGGAEAAPPEQLALIRESVRRAKAPRAKPRTWRGAALAKELPVARVLVDKGVLHLDRYFDYAVPEEMDAEAQPGVRVRVRFGAGRHRVREGRREGGGLIDGFLVERRAESDYSGPLAALAQVVSPEPVLSEELLGLARAVADRYAGSLADVLQLAVPPRNARAEQRASPAPLPPPKKPDHGSWTRYEHGGAFLDALASGGAPRAVWNALPGPRWSEELARAVAATLASGRGALVVVPDGRAAARVDAALTALLGPGRHALLTADAGPEKRYAQWLAVRRGSVRAVVGTRAAMFAPVRDLGLVAVWDDGDDSHSEQHAPQPHARDVLLLRAALDKCAFLLGGWSCTVEAAQLVESGWARPLAAGREQVRRTAPLVRTVGDGDLARDEAARAARLPTLAWQAAREGLRHGPVLVQVPRRGYAPRMACDRCRAPARCRHCSGPLQGQDAGVLRCDWCGREEGAWHCPECGGFRLRAQVVGARRTAEELGRAFPAVPVRTSGREHVLDTVPDTPALVVSTPGAEPVAEGGYAAALLLDGWAMLVRPDLRAGEDALRRWIAAGALVRPQSEGGTVVVVAEPTLRPVQALVRWDPVGHAVRELAERAELGFPPVSRMAAVSGPPAAVAEFLATVDLPPDAEVLGPVPLPPPPPGRSRRPGAPPPGEHWERALVRVPPGSGAALATALKTAQAARMARGSGEAVRVRIDPPDIG is encoded by the coding sequence GTGAGCAGCGAGAACGGGGCGTCCCGAGCGGACGGGGACGGCGGGGCCGAGGCAGCGCCGCCCGAGCAGCTCGCGCTCATCCGGGAGAGTGTCCGCCGGGCCAAGGCGCCCAGGGCCAAGCCGCGGACCTGGCGGGGGGCGGCGCTCGCCAAGGAGCTGCCCGTCGCACGCGTGCTGGTCGACAAGGGCGTGCTCCATCTCGACCGGTACTTCGACTACGCCGTGCCCGAGGAGATGGACGCGGAGGCACAGCCCGGCGTGCGCGTGCGGGTGCGGTTCGGGGCCGGGCGGCACCGGGTGCGGGAGGGCCGCCGCGAGGGCGGCGGCCTCATCGACGGCTTCCTCGTCGAGCGGCGCGCCGAGTCCGACTACTCCGGGCCGCTGGCCGCGCTCGCCCAGGTCGTGTCGCCGGAGCCGGTGCTGAGCGAGGAGCTGCTGGGCCTCGCCCGCGCCGTCGCCGACCGGTACGCGGGCAGCCTCGCCGACGTCCTCCAGCTGGCCGTGCCGCCGCGCAACGCCCGCGCCGAGCAGCGGGCGTCCCCCGCCCCGCTGCCCCCGCCGAAGAAACCGGACCACGGCTCCTGGACGCGGTACGAGCACGGGGGTGCCTTCCTGGACGCACTGGCCTCCGGCGGGGCGCCCAGGGCCGTGTGGAACGCGCTGCCGGGGCCGCGGTGGAGCGAGGAGCTGGCCCGGGCCGTCGCCGCCACCCTCGCCTCCGGGCGCGGCGCCCTCGTCGTCGTACCGGACGGGCGGGCCGCCGCCCGCGTGGACGCCGCGCTGACCGCGCTGCTCGGCCCGGGCCGGCACGCGCTGCTCACCGCCGACGCCGGCCCCGAGAAGAGGTACGCGCAGTGGCTCGCGGTGCGGCGGGGTTCCGTGCGGGCCGTCGTGGGGACCCGGGCGGCGATGTTCGCGCCGGTGCGGGACCTGGGGCTCGTCGCCGTCTGGGACGACGGGGACGACAGCCACAGTGAGCAGCACGCCCCGCAGCCACACGCCCGCGATGTGCTCCTGCTGCGTGCCGCGCTGGACAAGTGCGCCTTTCTGCTCGGCGGTTGGAGCTGCACCGTGGAGGCCGCCCAGCTCGTCGAGAGCGGCTGGGCGCGGCCACTGGCCGCCGGGCGGGAGCAGGTGCGCCGGACCGCGCCCCTGGTCCGCACCGTCGGCGACGGCGACCTCGCGCGCGACGAGGCCGCCCGGGCCGCCCGGCTGCCCACCCTCGCCTGGCAGGCGGCACGCGAGGGGCTGCGGCACGGGCCGGTGCTGGTCCAGGTGCCCCGGCGCGGTTACGCGCCCCGCATGGCCTGCGACCGGTGCCGGGCGCCCGCCCGGTGCCGGCACTGCTCCGGACCGCTCCAGGGACAGGACGCGGGCGTGCTGCGGTGCGACTGGTGCGGGCGCGAGGAGGGCGCCTGGCACTGCCCGGAGTGCGGCGGCTTCCGGCTCCGCGCCCAGGTCGTGGGCGCCCGCCGCACCGCCGAGGAACTGGGGCGGGCCTTCCCCGCCGTACCGGTGCGCACCTCGGGGCGCGAGCATGTGCTCGACACCGTCCCGGACACGCCCGCGCTGGTCGTCAGCACCCCGGGCGCCGAACCGGTCGCCGAGGGCGGCTACGCGGCGGCCCTGCTGCTGGACGGCTGGGCCATGCTGGTACGGCCCGACCTGCGGGCCGGCGAGGACGCGCTGCGCCGGTGGATCGCGGCCGGCGCGCTGGTGCGGCCCCAGAGCGAGGGCGGCACCGTGGTCGTGGTGGCCGAGCCGACCCTGCGGCCCGTGCAGGCGCTGGTGCGCTGGGACCCGGTCGGGCATGCCGTGCGGGAGCTGGCCGAGCGGGCCGAGCTGGGCTTCCCGCCGGTGTCCCGGATGGCGGCCGTGTCCGGTCCGCCCGCGGCCGTTGCCGAGTTCCTGGCGACGGTCGACCTGCCGCCGGACGCCGAGGTGCTGGGGCCGGTACCGCTGCCGCCCCCGCCGCCCGGCCGGTCACGCCGGCCCGGCGCACCGCCGCCCGGCGAACACTGGGAGCGGGCCCTGGTCCGCGTACCGCCGGGCAGCGGAGCCGCGCTGGCCACCGCCCTGAAGACGGCCCAGGCCGCGCGCATGGCACGGGGCAGCGGGGAGGCGGTGCGGGTCCGGATCGATCCGCCGGACATCGGCTGA
- the metK gene encoding methionine adenosyltransferase: MSRRLFTSESVTEGHPDKIADQISDTILDALLREDPTSRVAVETLITTGLVHVAGEVTTKAYADIATLVRSKILEIGYDSSKKGFDGASCGVSVSIGAQSPDIAQGVDAAYEARVEGDDDELDKQGAGDQGLMFGYASDETPTLMPLPIFLAHRLSKRLSDVRKNGTIPYLRPDGKTQVTIEYDGDKAVRLDTVVVSSQHASDIDLESLLAPDIREFVVEPELKALLDEGIKLDTEGYRLLVNPTGRFEIGGPMGDAGLTGRKIIIDTYGGMARHGGGAFSGKDPSKVDRSAAYAMRWVAKNVVAAGLASRCEVQVAYAIGKAEPVGLFVETFGTHKIDTEKIEKAIDEVFDLRPAAIIRDLDLLRPIYAQTAAYGHFGRELPDFTWERTDRVDALRAAAGI, translated from the coding sequence GTGTCCCGTCGCCTGTTCACCTCGGAGTCCGTGACCGAGGGTCACCCCGACAAGATCGCTGACCAGATCAGCGACACCATTCTCGACGCGCTTCTGCGCGAGGACCCGACCTCCCGGGTCGCCGTGGAGACGCTGATCACCACCGGCCTGGTGCACGTGGCCGGCGAGGTGACGACCAAGGCCTATGCGGACATCGCGACCCTCGTCCGCAGCAAGATCCTGGAGATCGGCTACGACTCGTCCAAGAAGGGCTTCGACGGCGCCTCCTGCGGTGTCTCGGTGTCCATCGGCGCGCAGTCCCCGGACATCGCGCAGGGTGTCGACGCGGCGTACGAGGCCCGGGTCGAGGGCGACGACGACGAACTGGACAAGCAGGGCGCGGGCGACCAGGGCCTGATGTTCGGCTACGCGTCCGACGAGACGCCCACCCTGATGCCGCTGCCGATCTTCCTGGCGCACCGCCTGTCCAAGCGCCTCTCCGACGTCCGCAAGAACGGCACCATCCCCTACCTGCGCCCCGACGGCAAGACGCAGGTCACCATCGAGTACGACGGCGACAAGGCCGTCCGTCTCGACACCGTGGTCGTCTCCTCCCAGCACGCCTCCGACATCGACCTGGAGTCGCTGCTCGCCCCCGACATCCGCGAGTTCGTCGTGGAGCCGGAACTGAAGGCGCTCCTGGACGAGGGCATCAAGCTGGACACCGAGGGCTACCGCCTGCTGGTGAACCCGACCGGCCGTTTCGAGATCGGCGGCCCGATGGGCGACGCCGGCCTCACCGGCCGCAAGATCATCATCGACACCTACGGCGGCATGGCCCGGCACGGCGGCGGTGCCTTCTCCGGCAAGGACCCGTCCAAGGTCGACCGCTCGGCGGCCTACGCCATGCGCTGGGTGGCCAAGAACGTCGTGGCGGCCGGTCTGGCCTCCCGCTGCGAGGTCCAGGTCGCCTACGCGATCGGCAAGGCCGAGCCCGTCGGTCTCTTCGTGGAGACCTTCGGCACCCACAAGATCGACACCGAGAAGATCGAGAAGGCGATCGACGAGGTCTTCGACCTCCGTCCGGCCGCGATCATCCGCGATCTCGACCTGCTCCGCCCGATCTACGCCCAGACGGCGGCCTACGGTCACTTCGGCCGCGAGCTGCCCGACTTCACCTGGGAGCGCACGGACCGCGTGGACGCCCTGCGCGCCGCCGCGGGCATCTGA